A stretch of the Helicoverpa armigera isolate CAAS_96S chromosome 5, ASM3070526v1, whole genome shotgun sequence genome encodes the following:
- the Sec22 gene encoding vesicle-trafficking protein SEC22b, with translation MVLMTMIARVVDGLPLAATMQEDEQSGCNVLEYQNQAKMLFRKLGPQSPTRCSIETGPYLFHYLIEHEICYLVLCERNYSKRLAFSYLEEIAQEFYQQYGKRVNTVTRPYTFIEFDTWMQRARRQYAEGGARARRAGAAAQLGGQLGDVQRIMMQNIDDVLQRGAILSELDTKTQNLSMMSSKYKKDATYLNTKSMLVKVTAGAVILLVFVLYFWVL, from the exons ATGGTTCTGATGACTATGATCGCGAGGGTCGTAGACGGCCTCCCCCTGGCCGCTACTATGCAAGAGGATGAGCAG AGCGGCTGCAATGTTCTGGAGTACCAAAATCAGGCTAAAATGCTGTTTAGAAAACTAGGCCCACAGTCGCCGACGCGTTGCTCCATCGAAACTGGGCCCTATCTCTTCCA TTATCTAATTGAGCATGAGATCTGCTACCTAGTGCTGTGTGAGCGCAACTACAGCAAGAGACTGGCATTCAGTTACCTCGAGGAGATCGCCCAGGAGTTCTACCAGCAATACGGCAAGCGG GTGAACACAGTAACCCGGCCATACACGTTCATAGAGTTCGACACGTGGATGCAGCGCGCGCGGCGGCAGTACGCGGAgggcggcgcccgcgcacgccgcgccggcgccgccgcgCAGCTCGGCGGACAGCTGGGCGACGTGCAGCGCATCATGATGCAGAACATCGACGATGTGCTGCAGAGGGGGGCTATACTCTCCG AACTGGACACAAAAACCCAGAACCTATCAATGATGTCTTCGAAGTACAAGAAGGATGCGACCTACCTGAACACCAAGTCTATGCTGGTGAAAGTAACGGCGGGCGCTGTCATACTGCTGGTGTTTGTACTCTACTTCTGGGTCCTTTAG